Proteins from a genomic interval of Nitrospina gracilis Nb-211:
- the cysS gene encoding cysteine--tRNA ligase yields MTLRIFNTLTGNKEEFVPLQPGKVRMYVCGVTVYDYCHVGHARAAIVFDTLYRYLKHAGYDVTYIRNFTDIDDKIINRAREQNVPWQEVTRKYIDAFYEDMDALNVERPTTEPLATDHIGDMIKMIEGLVQAGKAYPAEGDVYYAVKSFPEYGKLSRRNIEDMQAGARVEPGEHKKDPMDFALWKKSKPGEPAWDSPWGPGRPGWHIECSAMSYHLLGETFDIHGGGKDLVFPHHENEIAQSCGFTGKLPVRYWVHNGFVNINKEKMSKSLGNFFTIRDILKTFHPEVLRLFLLTNHYRGPIDFSDQYLQDAEKNLDRFYEFFAQAEAKLKGRNGGTAEFGEDILRQQPLMKKFDGAMDDDINTAVALADLMEELRRLNKQLGEDGTDWDAFQRDAATLRHAGQLLGLFYRTPEEYKTGTRALKGGGQELDVARIEALIAERQAARSSKDFATADRCRDELQKMGVVLKDTKTGTTWEVQ; encoded by the coding sequence ATGACACTGCGCATTTTCAACACCCTGACCGGCAATAAGGAGGAGTTCGTCCCGCTCCAGCCGGGCAAGGTGCGCATGTACGTCTGCGGCGTCACGGTGTACGACTACTGCCACGTCGGCCACGCCCGCGCCGCCATCGTCTTCGACACCCTCTACCGCTACCTGAAACACGCCGGGTACGACGTCACCTACATCCGCAACTTCACCGACATCGACGACAAGATCATCAACCGCGCCCGCGAGCAGAACGTGCCGTGGCAGGAGGTGACGCGCAAGTACATCGACGCGTTTTACGAGGACATGGACGCGCTCAACGTCGAGCGGCCGACCACCGAGCCGCTGGCCACCGATCACATCGGCGACATGATCAAGATGATCGAGGGCCTGGTGCAGGCGGGCAAGGCTTACCCTGCCGAAGGCGACGTGTACTATGCGGTCAAGTCTTTTCCCGAATACGGCAAGCTGTCCCGGCGCAATATCGAGGACATGCAGGCAGGCGCGCGCGTGGAGCCCGGCGAACACAAAAAGGACCCGATGGACTTCGCGCTGTGGAAAAAAAGCAAGCCCGGCGAACCGGCATGGGACAGCCCGTGGGGACCCGGCCGGCCCGGCTGGCACATCGAGTGCTCGGCCATGAGTTATCACCTGCTGGGCGAGACGTTCGACATCCACGGCGGCGGCAAGGACCTCGTGTTCCCGCACCACGAAAACGAGATCGCCCAGTCCTGCGGCTTCACCGGCAAGCTGCCGGTGCGCTACTGGGTGCACAACGGCTTCGTCAACATCAACAAGGAAAAGATGTCGAAGTCGCTCGGCAACTTCTTCACCATCCGCGACATTTTAAAAACCTTCCACCCGGAAGTCCTGCGCCTGTTCCTGCTGACCAATCACTACCGCGGGCCGATCGATTTCTCCGACCAGTATCTGCAGGACGCGGAAAAGAACCTCGACCGCTTCTATGAGTTCTTCGCACAGGCCGAGGCCAAACTCAAAGGACGGAACGGCGGTACGGCGGAATTCGGGGAGGACATCCTGCGCCAGCAACCGTTGATGAAGAAGTTCGACGGGGCGATGGATGACGACATCAACACCGCCGTGGCGTTGGCCGATCTCATGGAAGAACTGCGCCGCCTCAACAAGCAGTTGGGTGAAGACGGCACCGACTGGGACGCGTTTCAGCGCGATGCGGCGACGCTCCGCCACGCGGGGCAACTGCTGGGCCTGTTCTACCGCACGCCGGAAGAATACAAAACCGGGACGCGCGCGCTCAAGGGCGGTGGGCAGGAATTGGACGTCGCCAGAATCGAGGCGCTGATTGCCGAGCGGCAGGCGGCCAGGTCGTCGAAGGATTTCGCCACCGCCGACCGGTGCCGCGATGAGTTGCAGAAGATGGGTGTGGTCCTGAAGGACACCAAAACGGGCACGACATGGGAAGTCCAGTAA
- a CDS encoding FmdB family zinc ribbon protein, protein MPLYEYFCETCEQEFTLLQSASTNKEETVCDLCGSGNVKYKFSSFASKVVGGTPKTSKPVTMDDYPNKDVFKLPVPRLRSEL, encoded by the coding sequence ATGCCTCTATACGAGTACTTCTGCGAAACCTGCGAACAGGAATTCACCCTGTTGCAATCCGCCTCCACGAACAAGGAGGAGACGGTGTGCGACCTGTGCGGCTCCGGTAACGTGAAGTACAAATTTTCCTCTTTCGCGTCCAAGGTAGTGGGAGGCACTCCCAAAACCTCCAAGCCCGTAACGATGGACGACTATCCCAACAAGGATGTGTTCAAGCTTCCCGTCCCGAGACTGCGTTCGGAACTTTAG
- a CDS encoding 2'-deoxycytidine 5'-triphosphate deaminase, which yields MKKLTAKSLVKTSLQQSLKGKSGYLTDREIELAYHQGIIHTPRTLYDSQIQPVSLDLRLGQKAYRIQSSFLPENETVEKKLKDLKLYEVDLRDGGILEKGAIYLIPLLEELDLPTSLFGCTNPKSSTGRLDMFTRVIIDRGHRFDEIAPGYKGKLYLEVLSRSFPVRVQEGISLNQLRLKQGNAEITDRQLQTLYKKKPILYHKNGGAVEWEKVKADDGLFISVDLQGTNRKNSIVAYKAKANSQVVDLAKTNHYHADDFWEPVYYSKKHRLILEPESFYIMMSKEKICIWPDLVSEMVAYEPNSGELRTHYAGFFDPGFGWHPGKGAKSQGTRAVMEVRPHDVPFMIEDGQTFCRMKFERIISEPTRLYGKQLQSHYHTQELSLSKYFKN from the coding sequence ATGAAAAAGCTGACCGCCAAGTCCCTGGTTAAAACGTCCCTGCAACAAAGTCTGAAGGGAAAATCCGGCTATCTGACCGATCGCGAGATCGAACTGGCTTACCACCAGGGCATCATCCACACGCCGCGCACGCTGTACGACAGCCAGATTCAGCCCGTCAGTCTGGACCTCCGGCTGGGGCAGAAAGCATACCGCATCCAGAGCAGTTTTCTGCCGGAAAACGAAACGGTTGAGAAAAAGCTCAAGGACCTGAAACTGTACGAGGTGGACCTGCGTGACGGCGGCATTCTGGAAAAGGGCGCGATTTACCTGATCCCGCTTCTGGAGGAGCTGGACCTGCCCACCAGCCTGTTCGGGTGCACCAACCCGAAAAGCTCGACAGGGCGGCTCGACATGTTCACCCGCGTCATCATCGACCGCGGCCACCGCTTCGACGAAATCGCGCCGGGCTACAAGGGCAAGCTGTACCTGGAGGTGTTGTCGCGTTCGTTTCCGGTGCGGGTGCAGGAGGGCATTTCCCTCAACCAGCTTCGCCTCAAGCAGGGCAATGCGGAGATCACCGACCGCCAACTGCAGACGCTGTACAAGAAAAAGCCGATCCTCTACCACAAAAACGGCGGCGCGGTGGAATGGGAGAAGGTGAAGGCCGACGACGGCCTGTTCATCAGCGTCGATCTGCAGGGCACGAACCGCAAGAATTCCATCGTCGCCTACAAGGCCAAGGCCAACAGCCAGGTGGTCGACCTGGCGAAAACGAATCACTATCATGCGGATGATTTTTGGGAGCCGGTGTATTACTCTAAAAAGCACCGGCTCATTCTGGAGCCGGAGAGTTTTTACATCATGATGTCGAAGGAAAAAATCTGCATCTGGCCGGACCTGGTGTCCGAGATGGTGGCCTACGAGCCCAACAGCGGTGAGCTGCGTACGCATTATGCGGGCTTCTTCGATCCCGGTTTCGGCTGGCACCCGGGCAAGGGCGCGAAAAGCCAGGGCACCCGCGCCGTCATGGAAGTGCGGCCGCACGACGTGCCGTTCATGATCGAGGACGGACAGACCTTCTGCAGGATGAAGTTCGAGAGGATCATCTCCGAACCCACGCGCCTGTATGGCAAGCAGTTGCAGTCGCACTATCACACGCAGGAACTTTCGTTGAGCAAGTATTTCAAGAACTGA
- the scpB gene encoding SMC-Scp complex subunit ScpB, whose protein sequence is MEREKIKAIIENLLLASDTPLSPETLQQVLADGTTADALRDMLEELRADYENRNLQIVEVAEGYQIGTRSDYFEWIRRMLKLDKTFRLSQPALDTLSIIAYKQPLTRAEVEEIRGVDSSGVVKTLLEKKIIAPGGRKDVPGKPIMYKTTKKFLEYFGLRDLSELPTLEDFSEEIEGEDAPQQGELSFGAAGGENGSASSGDSDADTESAATADSAPADPAEPPAGGDSQA, encoded by the coding sequence GTGGAACGCGAAAAGATCAAAGCCATCATTGAAAACCTTCTGCTGGCCTCCGACACGCCGCTGTCGCCGGAGACGCTCCAGCAGGTGCTGGCCGACGGCACCACCGCCGACGCCCTGCGCGATATGCTGGAAGAGTTGCGCGCCGACTACGAAAACCGCAACCTGCAGATCGTCGAGGTGGCGGAAGGCTACCAGATCGGCACGCGGTCGGATTACTTCGAGTGGATCCGGCGCATGCTGAAGCTGGACAAAACGTTCCGCCTGTCGCAACCGGCGCTCGACACATTGTCGATCATCGCTTACAAGCAACCGCTCACCCGCGCCGAGGTGGAAGAGATCCGCGGCGTCGATTCCAGCGGCGTGGTCAAGACCCTGCTGGAGAAAAAGATCATCGCCCCCGGCGGACGCAAGGATGTGCCGGGCAAGCCGATCATGTACAAGACCACAAAAAAATTCCTGGAGTACTTCGGCCTGCGCGACTTGAGCGAACTGCCGACGCTCGAGGATTTCAGCGAAGAGATTGAAGGCGAGGACGCGCCGCAGCAGGGCGAGTTGTCTTTTGGCGCCGCTGGCGGGGAGAACGGCTCCGCCTCATCCGGAGACAGTGACGCCGATACCGAATCCGCCGCGACGGCTGACAGTGCGCCCGCAGACCCGGCGGAGCCGCCGGCAGGCGGCGATTCCCAGGCCTGA
- a CDS encoding pseudouridine synthase has product MAMRLQKIIAQSGVASRREAERYIEEGKVSVNGMVVTKQGTLADPVADLIHVNGRLIPPPKEKTYILVNKPRGCVTTTKDEKDRPTVMDLLKKIRVRVFPVGRLDYNTEGVLLVTNDGEMADQLLDPKNKILRTYHVKVSGIPTEKTLRKLEKGVTLDGRPTLPLKARLHRTTGKNCFLELQLIEGKKHHIRRICELVGHAVIKITRIQFGPLTNDQLPPGTFRPLTIAEVKALRRLVAKKKSEPKPEAPQKSTARTKAPTRTKTPARSKAPSRTKAPTRSKAPTRTKSTKSANWSKRPPVAKSTKRTKTASTGRRKGKTS; this is encoded by the coding sequence ATGGCCATGCGTTTGCAGAAAATCATTGCCCAGTCCGGTGTGGCTTCGCGCCGCGAGGCGGAGCGCTACATCGAAGAGGGTAAAGTCTCCGTCAACGGCATGGTCGTGACCAAACAGGGCACGCTGGCCGACCCCGTCGCCGACCTCATTCACGTCAACGGCCGCCTGATTCCCCCGCCGAAGGAAAAGACCTACATCCTCGTCAACAAGCCGCGCGGGTGCGTGACCACCACCAAGGACGAAAAGGACCGTCCGACGGTCATGGACCTGCTCAAGAAAATCCGCGTGCGCGTGTTTCCCGTCGGCCGCCTCGACTACAACACCGAGGGCGTTCTGCTGGTCACCAACGACGGTGAGATGGCGGACCAACTGCTCGATCCGAAAAATAAAATTCTGCGCACGTACCATGTGAAAGTCAGCGGCATTCCCACGGAAAAAACGCTTCGTAAGCTGGAAAAGGGGGTGACTCTGGACGGGCGTCCCACCCTGCCTTTGAAGGCGCGCCTGCACCGAACCACGGGCAAAAACTGCTTTCTTGAATTACAATTGATCGAGGGCAAGAAGCACCATATCCGCCGCATCTGCGAGCTGGTGGGGCATGCGGTGATCAAGATCACGCGCATTCAGTTCGGGCCGCTGACCAACGATCAACTGCCCCCCGGCACGTTCCGCCCGTTGACCATTGCCGAGGTGAAGGCGCTTCGCCGGCTGGTGGCGAAAAAGAAATCGGAACCGAAACCCGAAGCGCCACAGAAATCCACCGCACGGACCAAGGCACCCACGCGGACCAAGACGCCCGCACGGAGCAAGGCGCCCTCGCGGACGAAGGCGCCCACACGGAGCAAGGCGCCCACGCGGACGAAATCCACAAAGAGTGCGAACTGGTCAAAACGGCCGCCTGTGGCGAAATCGACGAAACGGACAAAAACCGCCTCCACCGGGAGGCGAAAGGGAAAGACATCGTGA
- a CDS encoding AI-2E family transporter, protein MDEKDKKLLITLLVSTVVALVFLYFVRRVVTPFFLAFAIAYLLDPLVDRLETWKLQRTPAVVVLMISFFIVVLVAGIVLIPLLRVQVQNLAENLPDYLTAIKGWIQPYLEDLAGIDRDRIGEVLHDSIQKLGRVPLELLGTAGGWLWGSITGFVNTLLFVVNLVIIPVAMFYLLRDFDVIVEKLGKLIPPRFYKQTAQVVTEIDDVLSQFVRGQLMVATFMAIFYSVGLYFCGTPLSLLIGIMAGYANLVPYLGIVVGFIPAVLLTFLQTQDWVPLIGVVAVFGAVQAIEGFLITPYIVGDKVGLHPVAIMVAVLIGAELFGLLGILLAVPAAAILNVLMRRGVKVYRESSAFT, encoded by the coding sequence ATGGATGAAAAGGACAAAAAACTCCTCATAACCCTGCTGGTGAGCACCGTCGTCGCGCTGGTGTTTCTCTACTTCGTGCGGCGCGTGGTGACGCCGTTTTTCCTCGCCTTTGCCATCGCCTACCTGCTGGACCCGCTGGTGGACCGGCTGGAGACATGGAAACTGCAACGCACCCCCGCGGTGGTGGTGCTGATGATCTCGTTTTTTATCGTGGTGCTGGTGGCGGGCATCGTGCTCATCCCGCTTCTGCGCGTGCAGGTCCAGAACCTGGCCGAAAACCTGCCGGATTACCTGACCGCCATCAAGGGCTGGATTCAACCGTATCTCGAAGACCTGGCGGGCATCGACCGCGACCGCATCGGCGAAGTCCTGCATGACAGCATACAGAAACTCGGCCGGGTGCCGCTGGAACTGCTGGGCACCGCAGGCGGCTGGCTGTGGGGATCGATCACCGGTTTCGTCAACACCCTCCTGTTCGTGGTCAATCTCGTCATCATTCCCGTCGCCATGTTTTACCTGCTGCGCGACTTCGACGTCATCGTCGAGAAACTCGGCAAGCTCATCCCGCCCCGCTTCTACAAACAGACGGCACAGGTGGTGACGGAGATCGACGACGTGCTTTCGCAGTTCGTGCGCGGGCAGTTGATGGTGGCAACGTTCATGGCCATCTTTTACAGCGTCGGCCTCTATTTCTGCGGCACGCCGCTGAGTCTTCTCATCGGCATCATGGCGGGCTACGCCAACCTCGTTCCCTACCTCGGCATCGTGGTGGGATTCATCCCGGCGGTCCTGTTGACGTTTTTGCAGACCCAGGACTGGGTGCCGCTGATCGGAGTGGTGGCGGTGTTCGGCGCGGTGCAGGCGATCGAGGGATTCCTCATCACGCCTTACATCGTGGGCGACAAGGTCGGCCTGCACCCGGTGGCCATCATGGTGGCGGTGCTGATCGGTGCGGAGCTGTTCGGTCTGTTGGGAATTTTGCTGGCGGTGCCGGCGGCCGCGATCCTCAACGTCCTCATGCGGCGCGGCGTGAAGGTGTACCGCGAATCCTCCGCGTTCACCTGA
- the mqnC gene encoding cyclic dehypoxanthinyl futalosine synthase has protein sequence MNTHTTASDSQAEAILKKALDGHRLSRDEGAALFEANDLTLLGNVATRLARQRRKNADNAVTYIIDRNINYTNVCVTDCSFCAFYRKEDAADAYVLPFETIAQKIEEILQHGGRQILMQGGHHKDLKIEYFEDLLSRIKERFDIHIHALSPPEIVHTSKISKIPLKETIERLQKAGLDSIPGGGAEILVDRVRRIISPKKCNTDQWLEVMDIAHRLGMPTTATMMFGHVETLAERIEHLDRLREQQDKTGGFTAFIPWPFQAGDTDLRKEIGPKKTSGWEYLKTLAISRIYLDNIPNIQSSWVTQGPKVGQMALYFGANDMGSTMFEENVVSAAGTVYHLDEEAIRRLITDSGYTPQRRTMRYEYA, from the coding sequence GTGAACACCCACACCACCGCATCCGATTCCCAAGCCGAAGCGATCTTGAAGAAAGCGCTGGACGGCCACCGCCTGTCGCGGGACGAAGGCGCCGCGTTGTTCGAGGCGAACGACCTGACCCTCCTGGGCAACGTCGCCACCCGTCTCGCCCGCCAGCGCCGCAAGAACGCCGACAACGCCGTCACCTACATCATCGACCGCAACATCAACTACACCAACGTGTGCGTCACCGACTGCTCCTTCTGCGCGTTCTACCGCAAGGAGGACGCGGCGGATGCTTACGTTTTGCCGTTCGAGACCATCGCGCAGAAGATAGAAGAAATCCTGCAACACGGCGGGCGGCAGATCCTGATGCAGGGCGGCCACCACAAGGATCTCAAGATCGAATACTTCGAGGACCTCTTAAGCCGCATCAAGGAACGCTTCGATATCCACATCCACGCGCTGTCGCCGCCGGAGATCGTGCACACCAGCAAGATTTCCAAAATCCCGCTTAAGGAAACAATCGAACGTTTGCAGAAGGCGGGACTGGATTCCATTCCCGGCGGCGGGGCGGAAATATTGGTGGACCGCGTGCGGCGCATCATCAGCCCCAAGAAATGCAATACCGACCAGTGGCTGGAGGTGATGGACATCGCCCACCGCCTCGGCATGCCGACCACGGCGACGATGATGTTCGGTCATGTCGAGACTCTGGCCGAGCGCATCGAGCACCTCGACCGCCTGCGCGAACAGCAGGATAAAACCGGCGGCTTCACCGCTTTCATCCCGTGGCCGTTCCAGGCGGGCGACACGGACCTGCGTAAGGAGATCGGCCCGAAGAAGACCAGCGGCTGGGAGTACCTGAAAACCCTCGCCATCTCACGCATCTACCTCGACAACATTCCCAACATCCAGTCATCGTGGGTGACGCAGGGACCAAAGGTGGGGCAGATGGCGCTCTACTTCGGCGCCAACGACATGGGGAGCACCATGTTCGAGGAGAACGTCGTCTCGGCGGCGGGCACGGTGTACCACCTGGATGAGGAAGCCATCCGCCGGCTCATCACCGACAGCGGCTACACGCCGCAGCGGCGCACCATGCGTTACGAATACGCGTGA
- a CDS encoding peptidylprolyl isomerase, translated as MRSIRVSHILLSTEDLANTLLDGLKDIDDPKLLYKMFAKMAKKYSACGTRDKGGDLGFLEYNSNAKELEDAAMATPVGKLGGPVKSKFGYHLFLVTEEERMDDLGIDGLHAVSLK; from the coding sequence ATGCGATCCATTCGCGTCAGCCACATCCTGTTGAGCACGGAAGATCTGGCCAACACCCTGCTCGACGGATTGAAGGACATCGACGATCCCAAACTGCTGTACAAGATGTTCGCCAAGATGGCGAAGAAGTACAGTGCCTGCGGCACCCGCGACAAGGGCGGCGACCTGGGATTCCTCGAGTACAATTCCAACGCCAAGGAACTGGAAGACGCCGCCATGGCCACGCCCGTCGGCAAGCTGGGCGGGCCGGTTAAAAGCAAGTTCGGCTACCACCTCTTCCTCGTCACCGAGGAAGAGCGCATGGACGACCTTGGCATCGACGGCCTGCACGCCGTCTCGCTCAAATAA
- a CDS encoding HoxN/HupN/NixA family nickel/cobalt transporter yields MEYGFLLAGGFLLGCLHALDADHVATVSSLLLDRRSLKQTVFLALRWALGHSLTLLLLAGLITPLREVFAEVNLGVMERVVGLSMIYLAGWLTLREVRKQRAAHAEEHGLSNRSGWMLFGMGVLHGTAGWAGVLLLVPVALFQFPAGVIGYIALFCLGMIVTMAVYATMVNRVTAFEHVARHLGKIRYATAAITLAIGARLAMMM; encoded by the coding sequence ATGGAATACGGATTTCTGCTGGCCGGGGGATTCCTCCTCGGTTGCCTGCACGCGCTGGACGCCGACCACGTCGCCACCGTCTCGTCGCTGCTCCTCGACCGCCGCTCGCTGAAACAGACGGTGTTCCTCGCTCTGCGCTGGGCGCTGGGCCACAGTTTGACGCTCCTCCTGCTGGCCGGACTCATCACCCCGCTCCGCGAAGTGTTCGCCGAAGTGAACCTGGGCGTGATGGAGCGTGTCGTTGGGCTGTCGATGATCTACCTCGCCGGGTGGCTGACTCTGCGCGAGGTCAGGAAACAACGCGCGGCGCACGCGGAGGAACACGGTTTATCGAATCGGTCCGGCTGGATGCTGTTCGGCATGGGGGTGTTGCACGGCACCGCGGGCTGGGCCGGGGTGCTGCTTCTTGTGCCGGTCGCTCTGTTCCAGTTTCCGGCGGGCGTGATCGGCTACATCGCGCTGTTCTGCCTGGGGATGATCGTGACAATGGCCGTGTACGCCACGATGGTGAACCGCGTGACGGCATTCGAACACGTCGCCCGGCACCTGGGAAAAATCCGTTACGCCACCGCCGCCATCACCCTCGCCATCGGCGCCCGCCTGGCGATGATGATGTGA
- the cobA gene encoding uroporphyrinogen-III C-methyltransferase: MSAAGKQGKVILVGAGPGDIGLFTLKGKAWLERADVVIYDYLANARLLAFAPKHAEVIYAGKKEGHVTFAQEEMNAMLIEKAKAGKIVVRLKGGDPFIFGRGGEECVALQKAGVPFEVVPGVTASTGVSAYAGIPLTHRDFSSTISIVTGSNEKGKEDLHIDWEKIASRAGTLVFLMGARKLQRISENLMKYGKDPKTPIAVIQWGTTPRQKTWTGTLDTIVDIAQKEEIKPPALTIVGEVVNLKPHMDWFETLPLFGKTVVITRAEEQADDFSQALLERGAEPYLFPVIETVEPESWEPLDRALGELENYDGLIFTSTNGVRCFMQRLKETGRDIRDLKGLRLFAIGPKTEQAVTDLGIPVEAVPEKFVAESLIETLGKAGLKGKRLLLPRAAVARETLPDTLRQMGIEVDVCPAYRTVLPDTDAADLIARLQEGSIHVLTFTASSTVNHFMQLVGDKVREHLDHVTVACIGPITAKTATDLGLPVHLTADTYTVSGLIQAMEDYFQQRK; the protein is encoded by the coding sequence ATGAGCGCCGCAGGCAAACAGGGGAAGGTGATCCTTGTCGGCGCGGGACCGGGGGACATCGGCTTGTTCACGCTGAAAGGCAAGGCGTGGCTGGAACGTGCCGATGTCGTCATCTACGACTACCTCGCCAACGCGCGCCTGTTGGCGTTCGCGCCGAAACACGCCGAGGTCATCTACGCCGGCAAAAAGGAAGGTCACGTCACCTTCGCGCAGGAAGAGATGAACGCCATGCTGATCGAGAAGGCAAAGGCGGGCAAGATCGTGGTGCGGCTCAAGGGCGGCGATCCGTTCATCTTCGGGCGCGGCGGCGAGGAATGCGTCGCCCTGCAGAAAGCGGGCGTCCCGTTCGAGGTGGTGCCGGGAGTGACCGCCTCCACCGGCGTCAGTGCCTACGCCGGTATCCCGCTCACCCACCGCGACTTCTCCTCCACCATCTCCATCGTCACCGGCAGTAACGAAAAAGGAAAAGAGGACCTGCACATCGACTGGGAAAAGATCGCCAGCCGTGCGGGCACGCTGGTGTTCCTGATGGGTGCGCGCAAACTGCAGCGCATCAGCGAAAACCTCATGAAGTACGGCAAGGACCCGAAGACGCCGATCGCCGTCATCCAGTGGGGCACCACACCGCGGCAGAAAACGTGGACGGGCACGCTCGACACCATCGTCGACATCGCGCAGAAGGAAGAAATCAAACCGCCCGCGCTCACCATCGTCGGCGAGGTGGTGAACCTGAAACCGCACATGGACTGGTTCGAGACCCTGCCCTTGTTCGGCAAGACGGTGGTCATCACCCGCGCCGAGGAACAGGCCGACGATTTCTCACAGGCGTTGCTGGAACGCGGCGCGGAGCCGTACCTGTTTCCGGTCATCGAGACGGTCGAGCCGGAAAGCTGGGAACCGCTCGACCGCGCGCTGGGCGAACTCGAAAACTACGACGGGCTCATCTTCACCAGCACCAACGGCGTGCGCTGTTTCATGCAAAGATTGAAGGAGACCGGACGCGACATCCGTGACCTCAAGGGACTGCGCCTGTTCGCCATCGGGCCGAAAACCGAGCAGGCGGTGACGGACCTCGGCATCCCCGTTGAGGCGGTGCCGGAGAAATTCGTCGCCGAGTCGTTGATCGAAACGCTGGGTAAGGCGGGGCTGAAAGGGAAACGATTGCTGTTGCCGCGCGCCGCCGTGGCGCGCGAGACCCTGCCGGACACGTTGCGGCAGATGGGCATCGAAGTCGATGTCTGCCCGGCGTACCGCACGGTGCTGCCGGACACCGACGCGGCGGATCTGATCGCGCGCCTGCAGGAGGGATCGATCCACGTCCTCACCTTCACCGCCTCGTCCACGGTGAACCACTTCATGCAACTGGTCGGCGATAAAGTGAGGGAACATCTCGACCACGTGACCGTCGCCTGCATCGGACCCATCACCGCCAAGACCGCCACCGATCTGGGCCTGCCTGTGCACCTCACCGCCGACACCTATACCGTAAGCGGACTGATCCAGGCGATGGAAGACTATTTTCAGCAAAGAAAATAA
- the rsmA gene encoding 16S rRNA (adenine(1518)-N(6)/adenine(1519)-N(6))-dimethyltransferase RsmA produces MRKKRTLGQNFLTDPAIAEEIVAHAQIEDGGTMIEIGPGPGILTGLLLERCGKLIALEIDPKLCHLLNKRFKSNPRFELHQQDALVYDYSQAGARFQVVSNLPYYAAMPILKRLIHYGSHIANMTLMLQREVVDRLVAQPGSRDYGSLTVFTQFHCEVERIMEVGKKNFDPPPKVDSSVIRLVPRSAPPVEVDNLKTFFHVVHAAFFHKRKMLKNNLKSLAKHFDFTWQGIEDAGIDPARRGETLSLEEFATLSNLMESKPQ; encoded by the coding sequence ATGAGAAAAAAACGCACACTCGGACAGAACTTCCTCACCGATCCCGCCATCGCGGAGGAGATCGTTGCGCACGCGCAGATCGAGGACGGCGGCACGATGATCGAGATCGGTCCCGGCCCGGGCATCCTCACCGGACTGCTGCTCGAACGGTGCGGCAAACTGATCGCCCTCGAGATCGATCCCAAACTCTGCCACCTGCTCAACAAACGCTTCAAGTCGAATCCCAGGTTCGAACTGCACCAGCAGGACGCACTGGTGTACGATTACAGCCAGGCGGGGGCGCGCTTCCAGGTGGTGTCGAATCTGCCGTACTACGCGGCGATGCCGATTCTGAAACGGCTCATCCACTACGGCAGCCACATCGCCAACATGACGCTCATGTTGCAACGCGAGGTGGTGGACCGGCTGGTGGCGCAACCGGGAAGCCGCGATTACGGTTCGCTCACCGTGTTCACGCAGTTTCACTGTGAGGTGGAACGCATCATGGAAGTCGGCAAAAAGAATTTCGATCCGCCGCCGAAAGTGGACTCGTCGGTGATCCGCCTCGTCCCCCGCTCTGCGCCGCCGGTGGAGGTGGACAACCTCAAGACGTTTTTCCACGTCGTGCACGCGGCGTTCTTCCACAAACGCAAGATGCTCAAGAACAATTTAAAAAGCCTGGCGAAGCATTTCGATTTCACCTGGCAGGGCATTGAGGACGCCGGGATCGATCCCGCGCGGCGCGGCGAGACGCTGTCGCTGGAAGAGTTCGCCACGCTGTCCAACCTGATGGAGAGCAAACCGCAATGA